One window of Athalia rosae chromosome 4, iyAthRosa1.1, whole genome shotgun sequence genomic DNA carries:
- the LOC105692742 gene encoding DDB1- and CUL4-associated factor 1 yields MATVESLAEVTDVVQILRQWEEDHVSPTYDPIPTLQRLAEIIEIETENYLKMDPDPFDERHPSRTDPECNFGHILKVLFKKDNFMTKLINDYLRDTYWTRSGVNGRDVRKLNIAACRLMLDILPGLETSAVFQPDMEGLIHRLFSWAEKSIEPLQSYATGLLAAAMEVQDIATGFRDQNGKMVPLMLQRLHKLQEKALEDRQAAVNARPFAHFGQNRNSLGDSEHKGTPGKRKVRERKRENGTLKSPTHSILCSDEEDGPHSPDELPPNKKLKSQNNSDNALSTPVKASDSSYPEIMSPPLSIPRTTSNSNLQVTPSKNQNSRITPPRPVTTLTPARSNLSRSQTQVTSVPCSLVESNSNSSWAEMESYVIGNVQIHPPTLATRQMLILRYLTPMGEYQENLGHVFEQNALELILKYINVRETKDSRLAFEALKYLASLLCHKKFSIEFLNMGGLQKLLDVPRPSVAATGVSICLYYLAYCEDAMERVCLLPKHIITDLVKYALWLLERSHDSGRCHATMFFGFSFPFKVILEEFDAQDGLRKLYNVISTLPILSIDEDPALNDDEECASRQIVRHVAVALKRYMEVHLYLKAEQLQRAENARTERDTWQPSLPPYKACKLSSEEVQTKVEALQELMSVRALWPPVEELYRLGGITLLLQIIAFARDWNYSGRVNTTSSAETVRSCLDVIAICSVVPKVMLLLCERVDMPDMSMTMAINLLLAAAECEIIADPDVQRAALRAVVNCVCAPINRVGGNLARFSSTGSAKKKTNNHNSEELIQKVWESVRSNNGIMVLLQLMMVKTPITDADSIRALACRALAGLARSEKVRQIISKLPMFTDGQIQVLMKDPILQEKRQEHVMFQKYALELMERVSGKAKPTGSEYEISLASLHRANVVAQTRIQYNEQQLNQLIHQHFLARGLTETAATLQKEASLDSSAVMKPATSHQAFHYRSPASTGLRAGFSPVAPVNLYNTNRGNQRDVAVRTGSTPTSGSSRFISHTGSTSNASPLPNNTPIRIKLVDSLGQSPVNTSMNQPIKLQINPKKCQLDRQPTTTPSTVCQALSQPPSNSRSLQKQISRDPGGGGPGVATTSNIATVTLDSIITEYLTNQHALCKNPMVTCPQFNLFEPHKCPDPRAKNSSPTNLAVRLTRRCLGMDSRRLDRRYIYSRFCPVKTFRPTDIDGTFTCCSFSSCQQYLMLGTYTGEVKMFNVHTGTEEATYQCHESYVYHMECSQKGNLLLTSTAWRRPMSALWSIGTFFDMKLALDNEDYAEFGKLQEKIIGTQGENATIYDIATGKLLTTLTPSISNQYTKNRATSSMNDELVLSDGILWDVNSGKEIHKFDKLNQTLNGVFHPNGTEVISNTEVWDLRTFHLLKTVTTLDQMEVIFSPVNNIIYAVSLDQESEDEANYVTSFKTLDALDYNSIATCDVKRGIFDLACNKHDTQIAIVENQGEFDSIQESCVRLYDVGRRRDDEDEAEEDDDEDEIDASDDDGSNSASDDNNADDGDNGDAAGEDNADENERNDGDDNDEDGGDGDNSGDDSADYDPNDDINGSDLSDDFSLSDMDDLEILFS; encoded by the exons ATGGCTACTGTTGAGTCACTCGCAGAGGTAACAGATGTGGTTCAAATCCTACGACAATGGGAAGAAGACCATGTTTCACCAACTTATGATCCCATACCAACACTACAACGTTTAGCTGAAATTATAGAAATTGAAACAGAGAATTACTTGAAAATGGATCCTGATCCATTTGATGAAAGACACCCTTCTCGCACAGACCCAGAATGTAATTTTGGCCATATTTTGAAAGTGTTATTCAAGAAAGACAATTTCATGACAAAG TTAATAAATGATTATCTCAGGGATACGTACTGGACTCGGTCAGGTGTGAATGGTCGGGATGTAAGGAAATTGAATATAGCAGCATGTCGCTTGATGCTCGATATTTTACCTGGTCTTGAAACATCGGCAGTATTTCAACCTGATATGGAAGGCCTTATTCACAGGCTTTTTTCCTGGGCTGAAAAAAGTATAGAACCTTTGCAAAGCTATGCTACAGGTTTGCTAGCTGCTGCAATGGAAGTTCAGGATATTGCCACCGGATTCAGAGACCAAAACGGTAAAATGGTACCCTTGATGTTGCAAAGATTGCATAAACTACAAGAAAAAGCACTGGAAGATCGTCAAGCGGCCGTTAATGCCCGTCCATTTGCTCATTTTGGTCAAAACAGGAATAGCTTAGGTGATTCTGAACACAAAGGTACTCCTGGTAAGCGAAAAGTCAGAGAGCGAAAACGAGAGAATGGAACACTAAAAAGCCCTACACACTCAATTTTATGCTCTGATGAAGAAGATGGTCCTCATAGTCCGGATGAGCTGCCACCcaataaaaagttgaaatctCAAAATAATTCTGACAACGCTCTTTCAACTCCTGTGAAAGCAAGTGACAGTTCTTATCCAGAGATTATGTCTCCGCCATTATCTATTCCCAGAACAACTAGCAACTCCAACTTGCAAGTCACCccctcaaaaaatcaaaactctCGTATCACACCTCCAAGACCGGTCACCACATTGACACCTGCCAGATCTAATTTGTCTAGATCGCAAACTCAAGTCACAAGTGTACCTTGCTCATTGGTGGAAAGTAATTCGAACTCCTCCTGGGCTGAAATGGAGTCTTACGTTATTGGCAATGTTCAGATACATCCACCAACTTTAGCAACCCGTCAGATGCTTATTTTAAGGTACCTGACACCAATGGGAGAATATCAAGAAAATCTTGGGCATGTGTTCGAACAAAATGCTTTGGAATTGATATTAAAGTACATAAATGTACGAGAAACTAAAGATAGCCGTTTGGCCTTTGAAGCATTGAAATACTTGGCATCTTTATTGtgtcacaaaaaattttccatcgaattTTTGAACATGGGTGGTTTACAAAAACTTTTAGACGTACCGCGACCAAGTGTAGCGGCAACTGGTGTGTCTATTTGCTTATACTATCTCGCTTATTGCGAAGATGCTATGGAAAGAGTCTGCCTCTTGCCAAAACATATAATAACTGATTTAGTGAAATATGCGTTATGGTTACTTGAGAGGAGTCATGATTCTGGGAGGTGTCATGCAACTATGTTCTTTGGATTCTCTTTTCCATTCAAAGTTATCCTTGAAGAATTTGATGCACAGGATGGACTTAGAAAACTGTACAATGTA ATTTCTACCTTACCCATACTAAGTATTGACGAGGATCCAGCCTTGAATGATGACGAAGAATGCGCATCGAGACAAATAGTCCGACATGTAGCAGTCGCACTTAAAAGGTACATGGAAGTACATTTGTATCTAAAAGCCGAACAACTTCAACGGGCGGAAAATGCCAGGACAGAAAGAGATACGTGGCAGCCATCACTACCTCCCTATAAG GCATGTAAATTGAGCAGTGAAGAAGTACAAACCAAAGTAGAGGCACTACAAGAATTAATGTCAGTTCGGGCACTGTGGCCACCTGTTGAAGAACTTTACAGACTTGGTGGCATCACCTTATTGTTGCAAATTATTGCCTTTGCTAGGGACTGGAATTATAGTGGCCG TGTGAATACAACTTCTAGCGCCGAAACCGTACGTTCGTGTTTGGACGTGATTGCCATATGCTCTGTGGTGCCAAAAGTCATGCTTTTATTATGTGAAAGAGTCGACATGCCTGATATGTCAATGACCATGGCTATAAATCTCTTGCTTGCCGCAGCTGAATGTGAAATTATTGCTGATCCTGACGTTCAAAGAGCCGCATTGAGGGCCGTTGTGAACTGTGTTTGTGCACCAATCAACAGG GTTGGAGGCAATCTTGCAAGATTTTCATCCACTGGCTCagctaagaaaaaaacgaacaatcaCAATAGTGAAGAGCTGATACAAAAAGTGTGGGAGAGCGTGAGATCTAACAATGGAATAATG GTTCTTCTGCAACTCATGATGGTGAAAACTCCGATAACAGATGCAGACAGTATCCGTGCACTCGCGTGTCGAGCATTAGCTGGATTGGCACGCAGTGAAAAAGTTAGGCAAATTATCAGTAAATTGCCTATGTTTACTGATGGTCAAATTCAGGTTTTGATGAAAGATCCGATATTACAAGAAAAGAGGCAAGAACACGTGATGTTCCAAAAATATGCACTTGAGTTAATGGAAAGAGTTTCTGGCAAGGCAAAGCCAACGGGTAGCGAATATGAGATTTCTTTGGCAAGCTTACATAGG GCTAATGTTGTGGCACAAACAAGAATTCAGTATAACGAACAGCAGTTAAATCAGCTGATTCATCAGCATTTTCTCGCGAGAGGTTTGACGGAAACTGCAGCTACATTGCAAAAAGAGGCTTCCCTAGACTCATCAGCTGTCATGAAACCTGCCACTTCTCATCAAGCATTTCATTATAGAAGCCCGGCTTCAACGGGA TTAAGAGCGGGGTTCTCACCAGTTGCGCCAGTCAACTTATATAATACAAACAGAGGGAACCAAAGAGATGTTGCTGTGAGAACTGGAAGTACTCCGACTTCTGGATCATCTCGGTTCATATCCCATACTGGTTCCACTTCCAATGCATCTCCTCTTCCCAACAACACACCCATTAGAATTAAGCTAGTAGATTCACTCGGACAATCTCCTGTCAATACTAGCATGAACCAACCAATTAAGCTACAAATAAATCCAAA AAAATGTCAGCTTGACAGACAGCCCACCACCACACCATCAACAGTTTGCCAGGCATTATCACAACCACCAAGCAACAGCAGATCCTTACAAAAACAGATATCGAGAGATCCAGGAGGTGGAGGGCCTGGGGTAGCTACTACCTCCAATATCGCTACTGTTACCCTGGACTCAATTATTACCGAATATTTAACCAACCAACATGCACTGTGCAAAAATCCTATGGTAACCTGCCCACAGTTTAATCTTTTTGA ACCACACAAGTGCCCAGACCCACGTGCAAAGAACTCGTCTCCAACAAATTTGGCTGTTAGACTTACTAGAAGATGTTTAGGAATGGACAGCCGTCGTCTGGACAGACGATATATTTACAGCCGATTCTGCCCTGTAAAAACTTTCCGGCCCACAGACATTGACGGAACGTTCACTTGCTGTTCATTTTCA TCATGTCAACAGTACTTAATGTTGGGTACATACACAGGAGAAGTGAAAATGTTTAATGTCCATACTGGAACAGAGGAAGCCACGTACCAATGTCACGAGTCGTATGTGTACCACATGGAGTGCAGTCAGAAGGGTAATCTCTTACTGACATCAACCGCTTGGAGAAGACCTATGTCCGCTCTTTGGAGTATCGGTACATTTTTTGATATGAAATTAGCTTTAGACAATGAAGATTATGCAGAATTTGGAAAActacaagaaaaaattattggtaCACAAGGTGAAAACGCAACG ATTTACGATATAGCCACTGGTAAACTGCTAACGACTTTGACaccttcaatttcaaatcaatacACCAAAAACCGAGCCACATCTAGTATGAATGATGAACTTGTGCTGAGTGATGGTATTCTGTGGGATGTAAACTCTGGCAAAGAAATTCATAAGTTTGACAAACTTAATCAAACTTTGAATGGTGTATTCCATCCTAATGGAACAGAGGTTATTTCTAATACTGAagtttgggatctcagaacaTTTCATCTGCTTAAAACAGTGACCACTTTGGATCAAATGGAAGTCATATTCTCACCTGTCAATAATATTATCTATGCGGTATCCCTGGATCAAGAAAGCGAAGATGAAGCTAACTATGTTACATCATTCAAGACCTTGGACGCCCTCGACTATAACAGCATTG CTACGTGTGATGTCAAAAGAGGTATCTTTGACTTGGCTTGCAATAAACACGATACTCAAATAGCAATAGTTGAGAACCAAGGGGAGTTTGACAGCATTCAAGAATCTTGTGTCCGACTTTACGATGTTGGGAGACGAAGAGATGATGAAGATGAGGCTGAGGAAGATGATGACGAAGATGAGATTGACGCTAGTGACGATGATGGTTCTAACTCTGCTTCAGATGATAACAATGCAGATG ATGGCGATAACGGAGATGCTGCCGGCGAAGACAATGCAGATGAGAACGAACGCAATGATGgagatgataatgatgaagaTGGCGGAGATGGTGATAATTCGGGTGACGATAGTGCAGATTATGATCCTAATGATGATATCAATGGTTCCGATCTTTCGGACGATTTCTCTTTATCTGATATGGATGATCttgagattttattttcctga
- the LOC105692705 gene encoding charged multivesicular body protein 4b, whose protein sequence is MSFFSKVFGGKKEPVAPSTAEAIQKLRETEDMLMKKQDFLEKKIDTEKQTARKNGTTNKRAAIQALKRKKRYEKQLLQIDGTLSTIEMQREALEGANTNTAVLTTMNSAAAALKAAHQHMDVDQVHDMMDDIAEQQDVAREISDAISNPVAFGQDVDEDELERELEELEQEELDKELLGVGGITSTDELPAVPATSVPTAPSKARSKAKAEDVDDDLKELESWAS, encoded by the exons ATGAGTTTCTTTAGTAAAGTGTTCGGTGGTAAAAAGGAGCCCGTTGCTCCTTCAACTGCCGAGGCAATCCAGAAGTTGAGAGAGACTGAGGACATGCTTATGAAGAAGCAAGATTTTctagagaagaaaattgataccGAAAAACAAACTGCCAGAAAGAATGGGACGACGAATAAACGAG cTGCCATCCAAGCGCTCAAAAGGAAGAAGCGTTATGAAAAACAATTACTGCAAATTGATGGCACATTGTCAACAATCGAAATGCAGAGAGAGGCTCTGGAAGGTGCAAATACCAATACAGCGGTCCTTACCACCATGAACAGTGCGGCCGCTGCTCTCAAGGCTGCCCACCAACACAT GGATGTGGATCAAGTACATGATATGATGGATGACATAGCTGAGCAGCAAGATGTAGCTAGAGAGATATCAGATGCGATCTCCAATCCAGTAGCATTTGGCCAAGATGTGGATGAAGATGAGCTCGAAAGAGAACTTGAAGAACTTGAGCAAGAGGAACTGGACAAAGAACTATTAGGAGTTGGTGGCATTACATCTACTGATGAACTTCCAGCAGTTCCAGCCACTTCGGTGCCTACCGCCCCTTCAAAAGCACGATCAA AAGCCAAAGCGGAGGACGTTGATGATGATCTTAAAGAACTGGAATCATGGGCATCTTAA
- the LOC105692704 gene encoding pyruvate dehydrogenase phosphatase regulatory subunit, mitochondrial-like isoform X2 yields MNINFVRVGSGTSHFGSGTLGLFKPIAHRNIIMYSIKLYRQLQEMGFDIGMKECGSINLAQTKDRLIALKRRIAYNVPTGLYCEILGREELKRLHPYLHVDDLEGAVWVPEDAVADSSAICHALAKLAKQGGARYRENCRVQEVFTENEVVKSIQTNHGNITCEYFVNCAGMWARELGLRCNPPVRIPAYPAEHFYATTPPMVPELNSNLPCIRDFDSYSYARQWQGGLMVGWFEREAKPAFGREGNVPENEWHRHLKDDPSHWKPLWERAKHRLPILREMGEPTIYNSPDNFTPDGRWILGESPEVKNYFIAVGMNGNSLQGAGGIGKAIAEWLMKGEPTQELLPFNIQRFLDLHNNKQYLQQRIKEVVGRHYAILYPHQCEYKYARKLRCSPLYSVLEEQGAVFGIKMAYERPLYFDSTYRRGDKKPEMPPGSFYKPKFFEFMKEEFLACREGVGIIDMSSFSKIEITSSRSEVVDYLQQLCSNDANIPVGGIVHTGMQNERGGYENDCMLVRQTDNSFFMVSPTSQQTRIYQWMSRHLPSDRSVGLNDVTSKYTVINVVGPKATELMSELSNSDINLSPFTHKKVNVGYASDVMVMAFTHTGEPGYCLYIPSEYALHVYARLMAVGEDYGVRNVGVLTQRFMRIERFIPFWAEELSPYVTPYETGNGYSVKLDKEYFIGKFALQHQKEQGVRKRLILFVLGGELDPNKDVWPWGGEPLYRNDRYVGTVTSAGYGFAIDKLVCLGFIGLPGLRQTYDEMSPITTEFIMDPNARYEVDIAGRRFPAKPHVHPLSSPALNKLNKKYTPTPVAACQSDILL; encoded by the exons atgaatattaattttgttaGGGTGGGAAGTGGAACTTCCCATTTTGGTTCTGGGACACTTGGTCTGTTCAAACCCATAGCTCATCgcaatataataatgtatagtataaaattatatcgacAATTGCAAGAGATGGGATTTGACATTGGAATGAAGGAATGTGGTAGCATAAACCTGGCACAAACCAAAGATAGACTAATCGCCCTCAAAAGAAGAATAGCTTACAATGTCCCTACAGGATTGTACTGCGAG ATTCTCGGAAGAGAGGAATTGAAGAGACTACACCCTTATTTACACGTTGATGACTTGGAGGGAGCAGTTTGGGTTCCTGAAGATGCTGTTGCCGATTCAAGTGCTATTTGTCATGCCTTAGCCAAACTGGCAAAACAGGGTGGAGCTCGCTATAGAGAGAATTGTAGAGTACAGGAGGTGTTTACAGAAAATGAAGTTGTTAAAAGTATTCAAACGAACCATGGCAATATCACATGTgaatattttgtaaattgtGCAGGAATG TGGGCAAGAGAATTAGGCCTGCGGTGCAATCCCCCCGTCAGAATTCCGGCGTACCCAGCAGAACATTTTTATGCAACTACACCACCTATGGTCCCTGAGTTGAATTCTAATTTACCGTGCATACGCGACTTCGATTCATACTCGTATGCTCGTCAATGGCAAG GTGGTCTGATGGTTGGTTGGTTTGAACGGGAAGCAAAACCAGCTTTTGGCAGAGAAGGGAATGTTCCGGAAAATGAATGGCATCGCCACCTCAAAGATGATCCATCACACTGGAAGCCGCTCTGGGAAAGAGCGAAACACCGTCTCCCCATACTTAGAGAAATGGGAGAGCCTACTATTTATAATTCCCCGGATAACTTTACACCAGACGGCCGTTGGATCCTTGGAGAAAGTCCAGAGGTGAAGAACTATTTCATTGCCGTTGGTATGAATGGAAATTCATTGCAAG GTGCTGGGGGAATCGGTAAAGCTATTGCTGAATGGCTAATGAAGGGGGAACCAACTCAAGAACTACTTCCCTTCAACATACAAAGATTCTTGGATCTGCACAACAACAAACAGTACCTTCAACAGAGAATAAAAGAAGTAGTAGGTCGACACTACGCTATATTATATCCGCACCAGTGCGAATACAAGTACGCCAGAAAATTACGCTGCTCGCCATTGTATTCAGTGTTGGAAGAACAAGGTGCCGTATTCGGCATAAAAATGGCTTACGAAAGACCACTCTACTTTGATTCTACTTACCGAA GAGGTGACAAAAAACCTGAAATGCCACCAGGCAGTTTTTACAAAccaaaattctttgaatttatGAAAGAAGAATTCCTTGCCTGCCGCGAAGGAGTTGGAATAATTGATATGAGCTCTTTCTCCAAAATTGAGATTACG tcTAGTCGTTCGGAAGTTGTCGACTATTTGCAGCAGTTATGCTCAAATGATGCTAATATACCGGTGGGCGGTATAGTTCATACAGGTATGCAAAATGAGCGGGGTGGCTACGAAAATGATTGTATGCTCGTTCGTCAAACGGACAACAGCTTTTTTATGGTTTCCCCTACATCCCAACAAACTCGTATCTATCAATGGATGTCAAG GCATTTACCTTCTGATCGATCGGTGGGCTTGAATGACGTTACCTCGAAATATACCGTAATCAATGTTGTGGGTCCAAAGGCAACTGAATTGATGTCCGAGTTATCCAACTCCGATATTAATCTCTCTCCCTTTACACACaaa AAAGTGAATGTTGGATATGCCTCTGACGTAATGGTGATGGCTTTTACGCACACTGGAGAGCCGGGATATTGTCTCTATATCCCATCCGAATACGCCTTGCACGTTTATGCAAGACTGATGGCAGTCGGTGAGGATTACGGTGTGCGCAATGTTGGGGTATTGACACAACGTTTCATGCGAATAGAGAGATTCATTCCTTTCTGGGCTGAGGAGCTGAGCCCATATGTAACGCCATATGAAACTGGAAATGGGTACAGCGTCAAATTAGAT AAAGAGTATTTCATCGGAAAGTTTGCACTGCAGCACCAAAAAGAGCAAGGGGTGAGGAAACGATTAATTCTGTTTGTCTTGGGTGGTGAACTGGATCCGAATAAGGACGTTTGGCCATGGGGTGGCGAACCTCTGTATCGAAATGACAGATATGTTGGCACGGTCACATCAGCAGG GTATGGGTTTGCAATTGACAAACTCGTTTGTTTGGGATTTATTGGACTGCCGGGACTGAGACAAACATATGATGAAATGAGCCCGATAACAACTGAATTTATAATGGATCCAAACGCTCGCTACGAAGTTGATATTGCAGGACGGAGATTTCCTGCTAAGCCTCACGTTCATCCGTTATCTTCTCCAGCTCTCAATAAGCTAAATAAGAAGTACACACCGACACCAGTTGCTGCGTGTCAGAGTGACATACTGCTTTAA
- the LOC105692704 gene encoding pyruvate dehydrogenase phosphatase regulatory subunit, mitochondrial-like isoform X1 encodes MLMFSRGCLGCLRLLHNSVGWNFAGNERLFQDLTCKNERVPRWTWAPLGPLLLRSFCSSPSLFANESVLPSQVQVVIAGAGTVANSVAYHLVQNGWNDVLVLEQARVGSGTSHFGSGTLGLFKPIAHRNIIMYSIKLYRQLQEMGFDIGMKECGSINLAQTKDRLIALKRRIAYNVPTGLYCEILGREELKRLHPYLHVDDLEGAVWVPEDAVADSSAICHALAKLAKQGGARYRENCRVQEVFTENEVVKSIQTNHGNITCEYFVNCAGMWARELGLRCNPPVRIPAYPAEHFYATTPPMVPELNSNLPCIRDFDSYSYARQWQGGLMVGWFEREAKPAFGREGNVPENEWHRHLKDDPSHWKPLWERAKHRLPILREMGEPTIYNSPDNFTPDGRWILGESPEVKNYFIAVGMNGNSLQGAGGIGKAIAEWLMKGEPTQELLPFNIQRFLDLHNNKQYLQQRIKEVVGRHYAILYPHQCEYKYARKLRCSPLYSVLEEQGAVFGIKMAYERPLYFDSTYRRGDKKPEMPPGSFYKPKFFEFMKEEFLACREGVGIIDMSSFSKIEITSSRSEVVDYLQQLCSNDANIPVGGIVHTGMQNERGGYENDCMLVRQTDNSFFMVSPTSQQTRIYQWMSRHLPSDRSVGLNDVTSKYTVINVVGPKATELMSELSNSDINLSPFTHKKVNVGYASDVMVMAFTHTGEPGYCLYIPSEYALHVYARLMAVGEDYGVRNVGVLTQRFMRIERFIPFWAEELSPYVTPYETGNGYSVKLDKEYFIGKFALQHQKEQGVRKRLILFVLGGELDPNKDVWPWGGEPLYRNDRYVGTVTSAGYGFAIDKLVCLGFIGLPGLRQTYDEMSPITTEFIMDPNARYEVDIAGRRFPAKPHVHPLSSPALNKLNKKYTPTPVAACQSDILL; translated from the exons ATGTTAATGTTCAGCCGAGGGTGTCTTGGGTGCCTACGCTTGCTACACAATTCGGTCGGATGGAATTTTGCTGGTAACGAACGTCTATTCCAGGACTTAACCTGCAAAAATGAAAGGGTGCCCAGGTGGACTTGGGCACCCCTGGGTCCATTACTGTTGCGCTCATTCTGCTCCTCACCTTCGCTCTTTGCCAACGAGTCAGTACTACCATCGCAAGTCCAGGTTGTTATCGCAGGTGCGGGGACTGTTGCTAATTCAGTTGCATATCATCTAGTACAAAATGGGTGGAATGACGTACTTGTATTGGAACAAGCCAG GGTGGGAAGTGGAACTTCCCATTTTGGTTCTGGGACACTTGGTCTGTTCAAACCCATAGCTCATCgcaatataataatgtatagtataaaattatatcgacAATTGCAAGAGATGGGATTTGACATTGGAATGAAGGAATGTGGTAGCATAAACCTGGCACAAACCAAAGATAGACTAATCGCCCTCAAAAGAAGAATAGCTTACAATGTCCCTACAGGATTGTACTGCGAG ATTCTCGGAAGAGAGGAATTGAAGAGACTACACCCTTATTTACACGTTGATGACTTGGAGGGAGCAGTTTGGGTTCCTGAAGATGCTGTTGCCGATTCAAGTGCTATTTGTCATGCCTTAGCCAAACTGGCAAAACAGGGTGGAGCTCGCTATAGAGAGAATTGTAGAGTACAGGAGGTGTTTACAGAAAATGAAGTTGTTAAAAGTATTCAAACGAACCATGGCAATATCACATGTgaatattttgtaaattgtGCAGGAATG TGGGCAAGAGAATTAGGCCTGCGGTGCAATCCCCCCGTCAGAATTCCGGCGTACCCAGCAGAACATTTTTATGCAACTACACCACCTATGGTCCCTGAGTTGAATTCTAATTTACCGTGCATACGCGACTTCGATTCATACTCGTATGCTCGTCAATGGCAAG GTGGTCTGATGGTTGGTTGGTTTGAACGGGAAGCAAAACCAGCTTTTGGCAGAGAAGGGAATGTTCCGGAAAATGAATGGCATCGCCACCTCAAAGATGATCCATCACACTGGAAGCCGCTCTGGGAAAGAGCGAAACACCGTCTCCCCATACTTAGAGAAATGGGAGAGCCTACTATTTATAATTCCCCGGATAACTTTACACCAGACGGCCGTTGGATCCTTGGAGAAAGTCCAGAGGTGAAGAACTATTTCATTGCCGTTGGTATGAATGGAAATTCATTGCAAG GTGCTGGGGGAATCGGTAAAGCTATTGCTGAATGGCTAATGAAGGGGGAACCAACTCAAGAACTACTTCCCTTCAACATACAAAGATTCTTGGATCTGCACAACAACAAACAGTACCTTCAACAGAGAATAAAAGAAGTAGTAGGTCGACACTACGCTATATTATATCCGCACCAGTGCGAATACAAGTACGCCAGAAAATTACGCTGCTCGCCATTGTATTCAGTGTTGGAAGAACAAGGTGCCGTATTCGGCATAAAAATGGCTTACGAAAGACCACTCTACTTTGATTCTACTTACCGAA GAGGTGACAAAAAACCTGAAATGCCACCAGGCAGTTTTTACAAAccaaaattctttgaatttatGAAAGAAGAATTCCTTGCCTGCCGCGAAGGAGTTGGAATAATTGATATGAGCTCTTTCTCCAAAATTGAGATTACG tcTAGTCGTTCGGAAGTTGTCGACTATTTGCAGCAGTTATGCTCAAATGATGCTAATATACCGGTGGGCGGTATAGTTCATACAGGTATGCAAAATGAGCGGGGTGGCTACGAAAATGATTGTATGCTCGTTCGTCAAACGGACAACAGCTTTTTTATGGTTTCCCCTACATCCCAACAAACTCGTATCTATCAATGGATGTCAAG GCATTTACCTTCTGATCGATCGGTGGGCTTGAATGACGTTACCTCGAAATATACCGTAATCAATGTTGTGGGTCCAAAGGCAACTGAATTGATGTCCGAGTTATCCAACTCCGATATTAATCTCTCTCCCTTTACACACaaa AAAGTGAATGTTGGATATGCCTCTGACGTAATGGTGATGGCTTTTACGCACACTGGAGAGCCGGGATATTGTCTCTATATCCCATCCGAATACGCCTTGCACGTTTATGCAAGACTGATGGCAGTCGGTGAGGATTACGGTGTGCGCAATGTTGGGGTATTGACACAACGTTTCATGCGAATAGAGAGATTCATTCCTTTCTGGGCTGAGGAGCTGAGCCCATATGTAACGCCATATGAAACTGGAAATGGGTACAGCGTCAAATTAGAT AAAGAGTATTTCATCGGAAAGTTTGCACTGCAGCACCAAAAAGAGCAAGGGGTGAGGAAACGATTAATTCTGTTTGTCTTGGGTGGTGAACTGGATCCGAATAAGGACGTTTGGCCATGGGGTGGCGAACCTCTGTATCGAAATGACAGATATGTTGGCACGGTCACATCAGCAGG GTATGGGTTTGCAATTGACAAACTCGTTTGTTTGGGATTTATTGGACTGCCGGGACTGAGACAAACATATGATGAAATGAGCCCGATAACAACTGAATTTATAATGGATCCAAACGCTCGCTACGAAGTTGATATTGCAGGACGGAGATTTCCTGCTAAGCCTCACGTTCATCCGTTATCTTCTCCAGCTCTCAATAAGCTAAATAAGAAGTACACACCGACACCAGTTGCTGCGTGTCAGAGTGACATACTGCTTTAA